Below is a genomic region from Kryptolebias marmoratus isolate JLee-2015 linkage group LG12, ASM164957v2, whole genome shotgun sequence.
CCACCTTTGGACGGCCTTTTGTTTCCATAAAGGTCTCTCACTGTATCTCTCTTCAGAATCTCTTTCTCTGCTGGAAAAGGCCTGCATGCGCAGAGTGGATGTCTGCCATGCATGGCTCCAATCTCCTTTATAAACCACCCCTGGGTCACTTGTAGAGTCACAGCTCATGCAAACAGGGAGACGGAATCACCTCtgattttgaatattttatccTTGCTTTATTTGCTTGTGGGCACCATGTGGAAAGCTGTGGTTCTGGTTGCGTGTCTGATTGTGGCTGAGGCTCAGCCCATGGAGGATCCAGCATACGGCGTGAAACTCTGCGGCCGAGAGTTCATTCGGGCGGTCATCTTCACTTGTGGAGGTTCACGATGGAGACGGTCACTCAGGAGTCCAGGTATGACATAAGGTGTTACCTCTCCACCTTCTCTGTTTCAT
It encodes:
- the LOC108239288 gene encoding relaxin-3-like isoform X2, whose protein sequence is MAPISFINHPWVTCRVTAHANRETESPLILNILSLLYLLVGTMWKAVVLVACLIVAEAQPMEDPAYGVKLCGREFIRAVIFTCGGSRWRRSLRSPDVSEDPFSSHQDESSEGLNPNLAVESLLQRNKDLSFTTTRDNQEGVFSRSARSFITDEILEALRKADRKGRDVVVGLSNACCKWGCSKSEISSLC